One window of Medicago truncatula cultivar Jemalong A17 chromosome 2, MtrunA17r5.0-ANR, whole genome shotgun sequence genomic DNA carries:
- the LOC11416039 gene encoding 2-alkenal reductase (NADP(+)-dependent), translating into MGDLVENKEWYVAAYSPEGVPTSDHLKLRTVSLSLAHESIPDDHLIVETLLLSVDPYLRGTITGTLEGLFIPQYQLNQVLTTFAVVRVIRSKDSKYSEGDILLNGYGLVAEYSIVPSSHIIRKIDPANGISLSDYLGSLGVPGFAAWLGIEVLGNPKPASNVFISAASGAVGMIAGQLAKIRGCRVIGSTGSDDKVKLIKEKFGYDDGFNYNIESDFDAALSKYFPDGIDVYLDNVGGKMLESVLNHVNKNARIPLCGMISQYNKVWTEREGIRNLLNMVGKEVRMEGFMIKSYLHRFGDFVKDMEKYLQEGKIKPKSKINIGIENFLESLNSVFSNSNIGKVVVQVKA; encoded by the exons ATGGGAGATTTGGTAGAAAACAAAGAATGGTACGTAGCTGCATACTCTCCTGAGGGTGTTCCAACGTCGGATCATCTTAAACTCCGCACTGTTTCTCTTTCTCTTGCCCATGAATCAATCCCTGATGACCATCTAATCGTCGAAACTCTCCTTCTCTCTGTTGATCCATATCTTCGCGGAACAATCACCGGCACCCTTGAAGGCCTTTTCATTCCACAATATCAACTTAATCAG GTGCTTACAACATTTGCGGTTGTAAGGGTAATTCGATCGAAGGATAGTAAATACAGTGAGGGGGATATCCTTTTGAATGGATATGGTCTCGTTGCTGAGTATAGCATTGTACCCTCTTCTCATATAATTAGAAAAATTGATCCTGCTAATGGGATTTCACTGTCTGATTATCTTGGTTCTTTAG GAGTACCTGGGTTTGCAGCATGGTTGGGAATAGAGGTACTAGGAAACCCAAAGCCAGCATCAAATGTGTTCATATCTGCTGCATCTGGTGCTGTTGGTATGATTGCTGGTCAACTTGCTAAGATACGAGGATGTCGGGTCATTGGCAGCACTGGCTCTGATGATAAG GTGAAGCTCATTAAAGAGAAATTTGGATATGATGATGGATTCAACTACAATATAGAATCAGATTTTGATGCTGCTTTAAGCAA GTATTTCCCTGATGGTATTGATGTTTACCTTGACAATGTTGGTGGTAAAATGCTCGAATCTGTACTTAACCATGTGAACAAAAATGCTAGAATACCTCTTTGTGGGATGATATCTCAATATAATAAG GTTTGGACCGAAAGAGAAGGCATTAGAAATCTTCTGAACATGGTGGGAAAGGAGGTGAGGATGGAGGGCTTTATGATTAAATCATATTTGCATCGTTTTGGAGATTTTGTTAAAGATATGGAAAAATACTTACAAGAAGGCAAAATTAAGCCAAAGAGTAAAATCAATATCGGAATTGAGAACTTTTTGGAAAGCTTAAACTCtgttttctctaattctaaCATTGGAAAAGTTGTTGTTCAAGTTAAGGCTTAG
- the LOC11420102 gene encoding 2-alkenal reductase (NADP(+)-dependent) isoform X1: protein MENMVESREWYLAEYCPEGVPTSDHLKLRTVSRSLADDSIPDNHLAVETLLLSVDPYLRRTITGTIDGLYMPQHEINQVLKRVFAIVRVIRSKDSKYTEGDILLNGNGYVAEYSIVPSSDIMRKIDPANGISLSDYLGTLGVAGFAAWLGIEVIGDPKPGSHVFISAASGAVGMSAGQLAKIRGCRVIGSTGSDDKVNLIKEEFGYDDGFNYNAESDFDAALSKYFPDGIDVYLDNVGGKMLEAVLNHVNKYARIPLCGMISQYNQVWTEREGIRNLLNMVGKEVRMEGFMLDSYWDRFGDFAKDMEIYLQEGKIKSKNKINIGIDCFLESLNSLFSSSNIGKVVVQVKA from the exons aTGGAAAATATGGTAGAAAGCAGAGAATGGTACTTAGCTGAATATTGTCCTGAAGGTGTTCCGACCTCAGATCATCTTAAACTCCGGACTGTTTCTCGTTCTCTTGCCGACGATTCAATCCCTGATAACCATCTAGCCGTCGAAACTCTCCTTCTCTCCGTTGATCCTTATCTTCGCAGAACAATCACCGGCACCATCGATGGCCTTTATATGCCACAACATGAGATTAATCAG gTGCTTAAAAGAGTATTTGCAATTGTAAGAGTAATTCGATCAAAGGATAGTAAATACACTGAAGGAGATATCCTTTTGAATGGGAATGGTTACGTTGCTGAGTATAGTATTGTACCCTCTTCTGACATAATGAGGAAAATTGATCCTGCTAATGGGATTTCACTGTCAGATTATCTTGGTACTTTAG GAGTAGCGGGGTTTGCAGCATGGTTGGGAATAGAGGTAATAGGAGATCCAAAACCAGGATCACATGTATTCATATCTGCTGCATCTGGTGCTGTAGGTATGAGTGCTGGCCAGCTTGCTAAGATCCGAGGATGTCGGGTCATCGGAAGCACGGGCTCCGATGATAAG gTCAACCTCATTAAAGAGGAATTTGGATATGACGACGGTTTCAACTATAATGCGGAATCAGATTTTGACGCCGCTTTAAGCAA GTATTTTCCTGATGGTATTGATGTTTACCTTGACAATGTTGGTGGTAAAATGCTTGAAGCTGTACTTAACCATGTCAACAAGTATGCTAGAATACCTCTTTGTGGAATGATATCTCAATATAATCAG GTTTGGACAGAAAGAGAAGGCATTAGGAATCTTCTGAATATGGTGGGAAAGGAAGTAAGGATGGAGGGTTTTATGCTAGATTCATATTGGGATCGTTTTGGAGATTTTGCCAAAGATATGGAAATATACTTACAAGAAGGCAAGATTAAgtcaaagaataaaataaatatcggAATTGATTGCTTTTTGGAGAGCTTGAATTCCTTATTCTCTAGCTCCAACATTGGAAAAGTTGTTGTTCAAGTTAAGGCCTAG
- the LOC11420102 gene encoding 2-alkenal reductase (NADP(+)-dependent) isoform X2, whose amino-acid sequence MENMVESREWYLAEYCPEGVPTSDHLKLRTVSRSLADDSIPDNHLAVETLLLSVDPYLRRTITGTIDGLYMPQHEINQVLKRVFAIVRVIRSKDSKYTEGDILLNGNGYVAEYSIVPSSDIMRKIDPANGISLSDYLGTLGVAGFAAWLGIEVIGDPKPGSHVFISAASGAVGMSAGQLAKIRGCRVIGSTGSDDKVNLIKEEFGYDDGFNYNAESDFDAALSKYFPDGIDVYLDNVGGKMLEAVLNHVNKYARIPLCGMISQYNQVDTVI is encoded by the exons aTGGAAAATATGGTAGAAAGCAGAGAATGGTACTTAGCTGAATATTGTCCTGAAGGTGTTCCGACCTCAGATCATCTTAAACTCCGGACTGTTTCTCGTTCTCTTGCCGACGATTCAATCCCTGATAACCATCTAGCCGTCGAAACTCTCCTTCTCTCCGTTGATCCTTATCTTCGCAGAACAATCACCGGCACCATCGATGGCCTTTATATGCCACAACATGAGATTAATCAG gTGCTTAAAAGAGTATTTGCAATTGTAAGAGTAATTCGATCAAAGGATAGTAAATACACTGAAGGAGATATCCTTTTGAATGGGAATGGTTACGTTGCTGAGTATAGTATTGTACCCTCTTCTGACATAATGAGGAAAATTGATCCTGCTAATGGGATTTCACTGTCAGATTATCTTGGTACTTTAG GAGTAGCGGGGTTTGCAGCATGGTTGGGAATAGAGGTAATAGGAGATCCAAAACCAGGATCACATGTATTCATATCTGCTGCATCTGGTGCTGTAGGTATGAGTGCTGGCCAGCTTGCTAAGATCCGAGGATGTCGGGTCATCGGAAGCACGGGCTCCGATGATAAG gTCAACCTCATTAAAGAGGAATTTGGATATGACGACGGTTTCAACTATAATGCGGAATCAGATTTTGACGCCGCTTTAAGCAA GTATTTTCCTGATGGTATTGATGTTTACCTTGACAATGTTGGTGGTAAAATGCTTGAAGCTGTACTTAACCATGTCAACAAGTATGCTAGAATACCTCTTTGTGGAATGATATCTCAATATAATCAGGTGGACACGGTTATATAG
- the LOC11408863 gene encoding 2-alkenal reductase (NADP(+)-dependent), producing the protein MGDEVVESREWYLAGYSTEGVPTSDHLKLRTVSLSLADDSIPDNHLAVETLLLSVDPYLRGRITGTSEGLFISQYQLNQVITVFAVVRVIRSKDSKYSEGDILLNPNAPVAEYSIVPSSQITRKIDTSNGISLSDYLGSLGVPGFAAWVGIEVLADPKPGSNVFISAASGAVGINAGQLAKIRGCRVIGSTGSDDKVKLIKEEFGYDDGFNYNKESDFDAALSKYFPDGIDVYFDNVGGEMLEAVLNHVNKHARIPLCGMISQYNKVWTEREGVRNLLNMVGKQVRMEGFMLESYWHRFGDFAKDMEKYLQEGKVKSKNKINIGIEGFLESLNSLFSSSNIGKVVVQVKA; encoded by the exons ATGGGAGACGAAGTGGTAGAAAGCAGAGAATGGTACTTAGCTGGATATTCCACTGAAGGTGTTCCAACCTCAGATCATCTTAAACTCCGTACTGTGTCTCTTTCTCTTGCCGATGATTCAATCCCTGATAATCATCTAGCAGTTGAAACTCTCCTTCTTTCCGTTGACCCTTATCTTCGTGGAAGAATCACTGGTACCTCAGAAGGCCTTTTCATTTCACAATATCAACTTAATCAg GTCATTACAGTATTTGCAGTTGTAAGAGTGATTAGATCCAAGGATAGTAAATACAGTGAGGGGGATATTCTTTTGAATCCAAATGCTCCTGTTGCTGAATATAGTATTGTACCTTCTTCTCAAATAACTAGAAAAATTGATACTTCAAATGGGATTTCTTTGTCTGATTATCTTGGTTCTTTAG GAGTACCGGGGTTTGCAGCATGGGTGGGAATAGAGGTACTAGCAGATCCAAAGCCAGGATCAAATGTGTTCATATCTGCTGCATCTGGTGCTGTCGGTATAAATGCTGGCCAGCTGGCTAAGATCCGAGGATGTAGGGTCATCGGCAGCACTGGCTCTGATGATAAG gTGAAGCTTATTAAAGAGGAATTTGGATATGACGACGGATTCAACTACAATAAGGAATCAGACTTTGATGCCGCTTTAAGCAA GTATTTTCCTGATGGTATCGATGTTTACTTTGACAACGTTGGTGGTGAAATGCTTGAAGCTGTACTTAACCATGTCAACAAGCATGCTAGAATACCTCTTTGTGGAATGATATCTCAATATAACAAG GTTTGGACCGAAAGAGAAGGTGTTAGGAATCTTCTGAATATGGTGGGAAAGCAGGTGAGGATGGAGGGTTTTATGCTAGAATCATACTGGCATCGTTTTGGAGATTTTGCTAAAGATATGGAAAAATACTTGCAAGAAGGCAAGGTTAAgtcaaagaataaaataaatatcggAATTGAGGGATTTCTGGAGAGCTTGAACTCTTTATTCTCTAGCTCCAACATTGGAAAAGTTGTTGTTCAAGTTAAGGCATAG
- the LOC11431581 gene encoding autophagy-related protein 8C-like, with protein sequence MAKSSFKLEHPLERRQAEAARIREKYPDRIPVIVERAEKSDVPDIDKKKYLVPADLTVGQFVYVVRKRIKLSPEKAIFIFVKNILPPTAGMMSAIYEENKDEDGFLYMTYSGENTFGMLM encoded by the exons ATGGCTAAGAGTTCCTTCAAATTGGAACACCCCCTTG AGAGGAGACAGGCTGAAGCTGCTCGCATAAGGGAGAAGTATCCCGATAGAATTCCA GTTATTGTTGAAAGGGCTGAGAAGAGTGATGTTCCagacattgataaaaaaaa GTATCTGGTTCCTGCTGATCTAACTGTAGGCCAGTTCGTGTATGTGGTGCGGAAGAGAATCAAATTGAGTCCTGAGAAGGCCATCTTCATTTTTGTGAAGAACATTTTACCACCAACTG CTGGTATGATGTCTGCAATCTATGAGGAAAACAAGGATGAAGATGGATTCCTGTATATGACTTACAGCGGGGAGAACACTTTTGGGATGTTAATGTGA